In Helicobacter anatolicus, the sequence AATAAAGAAACAAAAATTAAACATATGCAAAAAATTTATGAAGTAATTAAGGAAAAGAAACTAAAAGTGATTTATATTCAACCACAATTCTCTACTAAGCAAGTAGAGCTTTTGGCCCAGCAGTATAAAATGCGTATTTCTACCCTAGATCCTTTTGCATCAAATTGGGGTGAAAATCTCTTAGAGATGGCAAGAAAAATTGCCACAGAACAATGAATATGCTTATTGAATGCAAGGATCTCTGTTTTGCTTATCGAAATGAATTTGTGCTTAAAAATGTAAATTTTAAAGTATATGAAAAAGACTTTTTGGCAATTATTGGTCCAAATGGTGGGGGAAAGACAACACTTATAAAATTACTTTTAGGATTATTAAGACCAAGTCAAGGCGAGATTATTTATAAAAAAAATTTACAAAGCCTTATTGGGTATGTTCCACAAGATACTAGTATTAATAGTGATTTTCCTATCCAAGTAATTGATGTGGTAAGAATGGGATTTTTGCAGTCAAAATGGTTTGGTTTTCGGGCGAAAAAAGAGCAAACAAATGAAGCTATGGAAATTTTAGAAAAGCTGGAAGTAGCACATTTGGCGAAAAAAAAGATTGGAGAACTTTCAGGGGGGCAGCGACAAAGGGTTTTGATCGCGCGAGCGATGTGTGGAAATCCAAGTATTATTGTCTTAGATGAACCAACTTCAAATATTGATTCTAAGACACAAAAAGAAATTTATCAATTATTAAAGCAATTTAATGAATTTCATACTATAATAGTTATTAGTCATGATATATCTGTTTTGCTAGGTTTTGCCTCTAGTGTTTTATCTGTAAACAAAGAGGCTGTATGGCATGATATACCAAAGTTAGACTTGTCTTTAGATGGCCATGTGTGTGAAATTGACATTTTAAACAAAATGTTAGAAAAGGATAAAAAATGAGAGATTTTGATGTAGTAATTATTGGTGGTGGTGTTTCTGGTTGTGCTGCATTTTATGTATTAAGCGAATATACAGATATTAATAGCATTGCGATTGTAGATAAATGTGATAAATGGGCTAATGTAAGTTCAAATGCAAAAGCAAATTCTCAAACTATCCATGATGGATCAATTGAGACAAATTATAGTGCAGAAAAAGCTAGAAAAGTGCGTTTGTCAGCCTTAAAAGTGCGTAATTATGCTTTAAATAAAAACTTACAAAATAAGGCAATTTTTGAGAATCAAAAAATGGCAATTGGTGTAGGGGATAAAGAATGTGATGTAATGAAAAATCGTTTTGAAGAATTTAGATCGGTTTTTCCTGATATGGAATTTTTTGATAAACAAAAAATTAAAATTTTAGAACCTAAGGTAATTGAAGGGGCAGATGGTAGAGATAGATTTGAAGATGTTGTGGGTATGGGGTATGAAAAAGATTGGTGTGCTTTAAATTATGGATATTTAAGTGAGCATTTTATTCAAGAGGGAATGGAAAAAAATAAAAATAATCAGACTTTTTTAAATTATTGGGTAAAAAAAATTGAACCCAGAGGAGATGGTTATGCAATCATTTCTAAGAATAATGAAGAAATTTATGCAAAATTTGTTTTGGTAGATGCGGGGTCTTATGCATTACCTCTTGCGCAAAGTATGG encodes:
- a CDS encoding metal ABC transporter ATP-binding protein, coding for MNMLIECKDLCFAYRNEFVLKNVNFKVYEKDFLAIIGPNGGGKTTLIKLLLGLLRPSQGEIIYKKNLQSLIGYVPQDTSINSDFPIQVIDVVRMGFLQSKWFGFRAKKEQTNEAMEILEKLEVAHLAKKKIGELSGGQRQRVLIARAMCGNPSIIVLDEPTSNIDSKTQKEIYQLLKQFNEFHTIIVISHDISVLLGFASSVLSVNKEAVWHDIPKLDLSLDGHVCEIDILNKMLEKDKK
- a CDS encoding FAD-dependent oxidoreductase — translated: MRDFDVVIIGGGVSGCAAFYVLSEYTDINSIAIVDKCDKWANVSSNAKANSQTIHDGSIETNYSAEKARKVRLSALKVRNYALNKNLQNKAIFENQKMAIGVGDKECDVMKNRFEEFRSVFPDMEFFDKQKIKILEPKVIEGADGRDRFEDVVGMGYEKDWCALNYGYLSEHFIQEGMEKNKNNQTFLNYWVKKIEPRGDGYAIISKNNEEIYAKFVLVDAGSYALPLAQSMGYGMDLGCLPVAGSFYFVPDLLRGKVYTVQNPKLPFAALHGDPDVVIKGKTRIGPTALAMPKLERGKYWFSKLSPELLKLDLNMDVIKIAMDLMSDKEIRDYVLKNMVFEMPYFGKKKFLKDAQKIIPSLKFSDLHYAEGFGEVRPQVLDRTAKQLVLGEKKIATQRGITFNMTPSPGATSCLQNAMIDTEEIVAYLNKTFDKERFLKDLSPEELNA